One genomic segment of Clavelina lepadiformis chromosome 3, kaClaLepa1.1, whole genome shotgun sequence includes these proteins:
- the LOC143449475 gene encoding platelet-activating factor acetylhydrolase-like, with product MRHTLPNATGPYHVGCTDIVTKYGEDRCLFRWYYPTEDKPSHATSPLWLGDNRYAQGFTDFLKIPRLSWLFKWTFSKALIPVVWNGKFHLPDEKRKLPVIIFSHGLGGNRLAYSGICLDLASQGALVASIEHADQSACTTFYYVKDDSEEKNLQKWIDFRHVASGSADEQSIRNEQVHHRADECVKLLDHIEEINSGTFHCISSGIDMSTFRDHVDLERCAIMGHSFGGATTITAISKDKRFKVGVGLDTWMFPLNNEIYKNVNAVPFLFINTEKFQWEANVAGMRKLDKDTFGVDVERRMLTLLGTVHSSQCDFALLVDNPLLSKIFQLKGAADAFHTNAVNNKLAFGFIGTHLGEDFGPSVDDVIKAHEDFVLVGSTIALDEERVVKSKEKLRSGEN from the coding sequence ATGCGTCACACCTTGCCAAATGCTACTGGACCGTACCATGTAGGTTGCACAGACATTGTAACCAAATACGGTGAAGATCGCTGTCTATTTCGCTGGTACTATCCAACCGAAGACAAGCCAAGCCATGCGACGTCCCCTCTATGGCTCGGGGACAACCGATATGCTCAGGGTTTCACCGATTTTCTCAAAATCCCAAGACTGTCTTGGCTTTTCAAATGGACATTCTCAAAAGCACTTATTCCAGTCGTGTGGAATGGAAAGTTTCATCTTCCTGACGAGAAGCGAAAACTCCCGGTAATCATTTTCTCTCACGGTCTCGGAGGAAATAGATTGGCCTACAGCGGAATTTGTTTGGATCTCGCGTCCCAGGGTGCGTTGGTGGCATCTATTGAGCACGCAGACCAGTCAGCGTGTACAACATTCTACTACGTTAAAGACGACAGTGAAGAAAAAAACCTCCAGAAATGGATCGATTTTCGTCACGTTGCAAGCGGCTCTGCCGATGAGCAGAGTATCAGGAATGAACAGGTTCACCATCGGGCGGACGAATGCGTTAAGCTTCTGGACCACATTGAAGAAATCAACTCCGGAACCTTTCACTGCATCAGCTCGGGAATTGACATGTCGACATTTCGAGATCACGTCGATCTTGAGAGATGCGCGATTATGGGTCATTCGTTCGGAGGAGCAACCACTATTACTGCTATCTCCAAAGACAAGAGGTTCAAAGTCGGAGTTGGACTTGACACGTGGATGTTCCCTTTGAACAATgagatttacaaaaacgtaaaCGCGGTGCCTTTTCTTTTCATCAACACCGAGAAATTCCAGTGGGAGGCGAACGTAGCCGGTATGCGAAAGCTGGACAAGGACACTTTTGGCGTCGATGTCGAGCGTAGAATGTTGACCCTGCTTGGCACCGTGCACTCATCGCAGTGTGATTTTGCTTTGCTTGTCGACAATCCACTGCTTTCAAAAATCTTCCAGCTCAAAGGCGCCGCCGATGCCTTTCACACCAACGCAGTCAACAACAAACTCGCTTTTGGCTTCATAGGAACACACCTGGGTGAGGATTTTGGTCCTTcggttgatgacgt